A genome region from Stenotrophomonas maltophilia includes the following:
- a CDS encoding GGDEF domain-containing protein produces MSLDFRTITVLGFLLCIGIAVGFSLLLVVLRGQPVLRQWTASLWLLTLGVTLLALRPYLPLVPAVLAGNAAMAGCALMMLRGVALHLEQPLPLWWPLLMAAAFMACIFAFLVLWPNLGMRLQVFSVFALGVDGWIAWLLLRHAPAQQRTSCRLAAAVFLAQASLYAVRLFLPVAPDAGEDIMRTGSPMFATYIAGVMLELARCFAMVLLLVERMLVDLRHAARTDGLTGLLNRGAVLADGHARLQRLRRQGRPLALLLVDVDHFKQINDRWGHLAGDQVLRHFAAVLQRCTQGRDALLGRYGGEEFVLVLAGSTQGEAMAGAAAIRTALQRCPARLATGAVTVTASIGLAMDEGHGDLSTLLAAADAALYRAKAEGRDRLACAVPAGNPPLPIAADALPV; encoded by the coding sequence ATGTCCCTGGATTTCCGCACCATCACCGTGCTTGGCTTCCTGCTCTGCATCGGCATTGCCGTGGGGTTCTCGCTGCTGCTGGTCGTGCTGCGCGGGCAGCCGGTGCTGCGCCAGTGGACCGCCAGCCTGTGGCTGCTGACCCTGGGCGTGACCCTGCTGGCGCTGCGCCCCTATCTGCCACTGGTGCCGGCCGTGCTGGCCGGCAACGCGGCGATGGCCGGGTGCGCGCTGATGATGCTGCGCGGCGTTGCGCTGCACCTGGAGCAGCCGTTGCCGCTGTGGTGGCCGTTGTTGATGGCGGCCGCGTTCATGGCCTGCATCTTCGCCTTCCTTGTGCTGTGGCCGAACCTGGGCATGCGCCTGCAGGTGTTCAGCGTGTTCGCGCTGGGTGTCGATGGCTGGATTGCATGGCTGCTGCTGCGCCATGCCCCGGCCCAGCAACGCACCAGTTGCCGGTTGGCCGCTGCGGTGTTCCTGGCCCAAGCCAGCCTGTATGCCGTGCGCCTGTTCCTGCCGGTGGCCCCGGATGCCGGCGAGGACATCATGCGCACCGGTTCGCCGATGTTCGCGACCTACATCGCCGGAGTGATGCTGGAACTGGCGCGCTGCTTCGCGATGGTGCTGCTGCTGGTTGAGCGGATGCTGGTCGATCTGCGCCATGCGGCGCGCACCGACGGCCTGACCGGCCTGCTCAACCGCGGTGCGGTGCTGGCCGATGGCCACGCGCGTCTGCAGCGCCTGCGTCGACAGGGGCGGCCGCTGGCGCTGCTGCTGGTGGATGTCGATCACTTCAAGCAGATCAATGACCGCTGGGGCCATCTGGCCGGCGACCAGGTGTTGCGCCACTTTGCAGCGGTGCTGCAGCGCTGTACGCAGGGCCGTGACGCCCTGCTGGGCCGTTACGGCGGCGAGGAGTTCGTGCTGGTGCTGGCCGGCAGCACGCAGGGCGAAGCAATGGCAGGGGCTGCAGCGATCCGTACCGCTCTGCAGCGGTGCCCGGCGCGCCTGGCCACCGGAGCGGTGACGGTCACCGCCAGCATCGGTCTGGCGATGGACGAAGGCCACGGCGACCTGTCCACGCTGCTGGCGGCGGCCGATGCGGCGCTGTACCGGGCCAAGGCCGAGGGCCGCGATCGCCTGGCCTGCGCCGTCCCGGCCGGGAATCCGCCTCTGCCCATCGCCGCCGACGCGCTGCCCGTGTAA
- a CDS encoding DUF1203 domain-containing protein, with product MHAWYLGGIDHRPFLPLFEMSDNALAALGIQRRWAGDSGGHPCRISLSDPPCGSELLLLSHVHLPLHSPYRASGPIFVQRGVTRCVLPAGEVPPYVQRRMISLRAYDSAALMRSAQVCAGTEVATQLDTIFADPAVAFVQLHNAAHGCFSCQADRVGTSAT from the coding sequence ATGCACGCGTGGTACCTCGGTGGCATCGACCACCGCCCCTTCCTGCCCCTGTTCGAGATGAGTGACAACGCGCTCGCTGCACTGGGAATCCAGCGTCGCTGGGCGGGCGATTCAGGAGGACACCCCTGCCGGATCAGCCTGAGCGATCCTCCCTGCGGCAGCGAACTGCTCCTGCTGTCCCACGTGCACCTGCCGTTGCACTCGCCGTATCGCGCCTCCGGCCCGATCTTCGTGCAGCGCGGCGTGACCCGTTGCGTACTGCCTGCCGGGGAGGTGCCACCTTATGTGCAGCGCCGCATGATCTCGCTGCGTGCCTACGACAGCGCAGCGCTGATGCGCAGTGCGCAGGTCTGCGCCGGCACCGAGGTTGCCACGCAGCTGGACACGATCTTCGCCGATCCAGCGGTGGCCTTCGTCCAGCTGCACAACGCGGCACACGGCTGTTTCTCATGCCAGGCAGATCGGGTCGGCACCAGCGCCACGTAG